The nucleotide sequence CACGGATATGACGCACTTGTCTTTGCCAAAAGACCCACTTTCAGATTTTGGAGCTAAAAAGGAGCAACTTATAACACCCCATGGTGTATCTATCACGGTGAACCACACGCCTACACTAGAGTTGAATGCCGCAAAAGGAGTCTACCACTCAATGCTGCTCCAAGATGAACCACCTGATGCACCAATCCGCCATCAAGCAAAGCAATACCAAGGTAAGACTTTAGAGTCCCAAAACCGCATGAAAGCTAACTTGCTTTCTCTTGATGCAGATAAAATAGTTTCGAGGTCGAAACTCATTCAAGGGGGAGGGGATGATGTAAGAACAGGAGCTGAATTACCGGCTGTAGCAGTAGCTGAAGTACTACATGACAAATTTCTTGATGTACAACCTGAAGAACTTCCCGATAAATTGCCTGAAGTACTTTTTGGAGAGAACCAGCTTGTACCAGTTGAGGAGAACTATGATATCCTTCCGATATGTgcaagaatcagaaacaaacatACTTTGGAGCTGACCACTGGAACTAGAAGTGATGCGGACCTTCAACGGGCTGAAAGANNNNNNNNNNNNNNNNNNNNNNNNNNNNNNNNNNNNNNNNNNNNNNNNNNNNNNNNNNNNNNNNNNNNNNNNNNNNNNNNNNNNNNNNNNNNNNNNNNNNNNNNNNNNNNNNNNNNNNNNNNNNNNNNNNNNNNNNNNNNNNNNNNNNNNNNNNNNNNNNNNNNNNNNNNNNNNNNNNNNNNNNNNNNNNNNNNNNNNNNNNNNNNNNNNNNNNNNNNNNNNNNNNNNNNNNNNNNNNNNNNNNNNNNNNNNNNNNNNNNNNNNNNNNNNNNNNNNNNNNNNNNNNNNNNNNNNNNNNNNNNNNNNNNNNNNNNNNNNNNNNNNNNNNNNNNNNNNNNNNNNNNNNNNNNNNNNNNNNNNNNNNNNNNNNNNNNNNNNNNNNNNNNNNNNNNNNNNNNNNNNNNNNNNNNNNNNNNNNNNNNNNNNNNNNNNNNNNNNNNNNNNNNNNNNNNNNNNNNNNNNNNNNNNNNNNNNNNNNNNNNNNNNNNNNNNNNNNNNNNNNNNNNNNNNNNNNNNNNNNNNNNNNNNNNNNNNNNNNNNNNNNNNNNNNNNNNNNNNNNNNNNNNNNNNNNNNNNNNNNNNNNNNNNNNNNNNNNNNNNNNNNNNNNNNNNNNNNNNNNGATATGTgcaagaatcagaaacaaacatACTTTGGAGCTGACCACTGGAACTAGAAGTGATGCGAACCTTCAACGGGCTGAAAGATCATATCGTTGGAATGGAAccgttgcactctttttcccttatctagggtttttcccaatgggtttacctagaaaggtttttaatgaggcaacctACTTCCACATATCTTCCTACACATATTCCAATGTGGAAGATCAAAGAAAGTCACCCTTGTTTCGAGCTAGTTCAAGGCATGGTTCAGGGAGCCCTTCCGCAAGTCAATCATCACTCAAAATGGACCTTTCCATAAATGGCTCAAACCAAAGCATCCCTTGGCGTCCTGGAGAGCTTCTATATCACTTGGAGACTTCACCACACATCTTAGGATGCACCCCACCTCACTTGATTAGGTGGATCAAGTTAAAGTGCAACTTCCCTTATTTGGATCTAATTGTCTTTATGACACAACGGTCCTTTCCTTATTCAATGGTGCGCCTTTGTGAGACTCTCAAGACCATCCAGAAGCTTCCTATAATGTATCTAGACGTCCCAAGAAACCACAACTTTGGCCCCAAGTTATCAAGACTCAAGGTGCATCACAACTTTCCCAATGTGGCCGATATTCTCATTCAATTCCCAAAGATCatgattttcattaattattgtgatttctttctttattttagcATTTAGAAGTTGTACTCGAGCCCCTTATAAGCTCTATTACTTTGTACTTTGGGAGACACGTTTTTGCATAATAAGAAATTTCAGTTTGCTTCAACACtttgtgttttgaatcaaatccttgTTCCTGCGAGTTCTAGGTAGTTTGTGGAATCAAACGACTTAGATTTCGTGTAGAGTCTCTGATCCTTACGAGGAATAGCCCTTGGATCATATTCTCTAGCCCTCGGTGTTGTGGAATCAGCATCAAACCGGTTACTCTCTATCAGATCGCTTCCGCCCAAGCTTCTAAGTCTTTGAGTCCGTGAGTCTTGTCTTGGTGGATTCCGAGACTGGTATCATGATGTGACCAACGTCTAAGAACTTTAATATACGAAAGGAAGCTCTAATACAAACGATATATGTACTGATAAATAGGCCTAGCACTATTCAAAAttcttttcaaataataaacaGACTATGAACAACAGTGTCTTTTCACCAGATGAGACAGATGGTAAGTCATACAATGACAAGTTTGTATTATTCAGCAAAACAAGACAATCTTGCTGAGGGACCAAAGTGTGAGGAAAGCGCTACAATGCcggaaaatattaaaacaaaaacatattatgATCATTCAGACCAAGACACTTGACTCTTGCTTGTGTTTTATTCATTAACCAATGAGTAACTTATTCTCTTCCAAGAAGCTGTAGGTTGGTACTTCCAGGTTGTATGGTGCAGGACCTTTCCGAATTCTTCCAGAGATATCATAATGTGATCCGTGACACGGACAAAACCAACCGCCATAATCACCAGCATTAGGCAAGGGGATGCACCCCAAATGAGTGCAGACTCCAACCACGATTAACCATTCTGGGTTCTTGACCCTAACCGAGTCTTCTTGTGGGTCCCTGAGGGATCCAACATCCACGCTATTGGCCAGCTTAATGTCATCTTCTGTTCTTCGCCTGATGAAGACGGGCTTTCCACGCCACTTGACTGTAACAGTTGTTCCTGGTTCGATGCTCCCAAGGTCAACCTCAAGGGATGCAAGGGCAAGGACATCCTTACTTGCAGACATGCTCACAACCAGCTTCAGAACAAGAAGACGGATAACAGAGGCATATACAAACCTCCCACCGGACAAGACAAAATAGGCAAATGCCCGCTTGCTGGGGTCACCAGGTGGGTAACGCTCATGGTTATGGTCGTCATAGACAATCTTTGAGTTAGGTGTCTTGACAGCTTCCACGGTGGCTGGGACTTCTGAAGCAAAACCTATCTCATTTCCTTGAGCAAGAACTTGGGATGAGAAACCTGAAAATAGCATGAAATATAAATCTACCACAATAAGTATTAAGCAACAAAACGTTCAGTAAATGACACTGGAGAAAGGACTACCACAATCAAGACTTGGCGTGAAATCCATGAGATGAAAGACTAATGCTAACAGACTTAACCAAACAATTCTAATGTCAAATTCAATGATAACAGAACTCTATTTAATGCAAAAACCAAGGTAAACAAATTCAATGATCAGATTGCTCTTCATTATTATAGAGATGCTTTCAAAACAGTAACACTCTTAAGCTAAGATGACAAACGTAGCTCTCGGTGTTAACAATACTAAATATCAGATTCTTCTACTGATGCAAGCTCCTGCCTTTTAGCTGCTAATGAATCCGCCAAACAAAGTATAACTAGCTAACATGATGCCCCCACAGACGATAAAACATCAATCTCTCTAATAACAAGACAATTGATGGTATACAAAGAATCAAAAAGGctttttttctcaacaaacaAAGGATCATCTCGGAACTGGTCAATTCAAATTCGAttgatcaacaaaacaaaagtcaatCTAATTCCCTCTCGACAAAAGAATACAGATTTTTTCCAGtaaggagaagaacaaaacgAAATGGTACCACAAGCTCTAATACAAATCATGGAATTCTCAAATGACTATGATTACGAATCTCAATCATTCTCTTGATTCacacaagcaaagaaaaaaaggtttcaTTTTTAGAAATCATTCAATTGATAAAAACTGCAAACAACAGCagaaatgaaagagagaaagggtTTGTAGATCGGCAGACCTCTGATAAGGCTCCGGTGGTAAGAACTGAAAGACGAGAGATCCGCAGAGGGGACAGATCTAGGGGCAGAAGAGGAGTTACCGCCATCGGAAAGGGTATGGTCACGGGAGAGGACGAAGGAGGTCGCAGTCGAAGATCTCTGCGAAACAGACAAAAGCCTCCTTCCTGCTACTCGCAGCATCTCTGCTCAATGGGGAAAATGGCCGAATCTAGGGTTTCGCTTAGAGCAAGAAGAACACGTAATCCTAAGGTTAGGGATGGCCGATGCAAACCAAAAAGATCAATcctttacaacaacaaaaaaaattgttgtttttttattttttcggaTATTCCTTTAAAAATAGTCTCCGAGAAAATGTCAATTTggttttttcctataaatactccaaAGAAGTAatgtatatatcaaacaatagcAATGACGGTGTTGTTATTAGATAATTATGTAGCTTCGTGGCACCTTAATGTACTCTTGTTTTTGTCTCGTAAGCAATTCTGTTAagtgaccaaacaaaaactaaggACAATATATAATCTCATTGAAATTTTGACGTCTCGAAAAAACTTATTTCGAAGGAagagcaaacaacaacaacaaatggtAAATTGCAAATGACAAAATTCAAAAACGAGAGCAAGTGGCCAAAGCTATATATTGTTTTCCCCGGAGGGtccatatttttatttgtcaattGGGTGGCATCGTCACAAACTTGTTTTCTTGGGGGGATGTTTCTCTCAAGATAGATTTTTCAGAGGTTGGTGAAGTCCACAGGTTCACGGAGGAGCCTCTCCATCTGCTGTGCCCTTGTCCTGATTGACATGTCCAACACCTTTTGTTGGAACTCTACGATTAGCCCACCGTAGATACTTGGATCAATCTGCAATCCAACATTACCACCATAGACATAGATTCTTAGATTCCGCGTTGGTTACACATCGTAATCGCAAACAAGCCTGTGATGTATCAGATTACATACCTTTTGTTCCACAGTTACTTTTTTCCCTTCTCCAATGATCTCCTGGAGTGTCTCCCTCAGTTCCTTCTCCTCAGCAGGGGGAAGCGGCTGTTGATCAAAATCATTCGTTAATACGATCCAATATGCTGAGTTAAGGTTCTTTAAGAGATAATACTGtatcaaactatatatatagcttaccATGACTGTGGTAACCAAAACTTTGATATCTCCCCTGTGTGCGTTTGTCAGCTGCATAAACTTCTTCACGATGGCATCTAGGTTCTTCAGCTTTCCATTCTCAGCTAACAAAGCTGTTTCAGAAAGCAAACAACTTTatacaatcaaaacaaacatggtcaatcaaaatcataagaaaaaaactagGCACTTTCCAAATTAAGTTTAGTTACATACAGAGGAAGTTCTTGGTGGGTTCAGCAAACTTTGCTTGATCACAAGCATCCCTAATAGCAGCCAGTCTTGTCGCTCTAGGAACAGAGGGGTCCTTTGTAAACTGAGCAAAAGTAGGAGCTGTCTTCATAGCCTCAATCATCTCAGAAAGATCCGACTCAATCTTTTCCAAGGAGTTCATTTTCACAGCTGCAATGTATAGCCACGAAGCAAAGTTGCCATTTTCACCAACTAAAGCTATAGGCACCTGAAACAACAACATACACAATGTATCAACTCAACAAGTATAAATCCAAATTCACTTCCAACAACTACAAAAAAACCCAGCTACCCAATGCCTAGACGGTTCTCGCATCAATGCAAAACTCAAGCTTTTACAAATAGTAAAAAGTTGACAAGGGTGTGTAGTGTGTGTACCTTAACATTAGCGGTTGATTGAGCCGAAGCAGTTGCATAGCTTCTCAACtgctatagaaaaaaaaatacgaaataTTAAAGATGAATTGATAATATATCTCTGGAAAATCTCAAGAACGATAACAGATACAGACTTCAACAACATTGTAAAACTGAGCAATGAAAACACGATAATTCAATACTCTATTGTTATAAAGCCAATCAGGGGATTAGATCGACTGATAAAATCGATtctttacaacaacaaaaaaaaaaaatgggagttAAAGATTcgtttttttaagaaaaaattaccgCAGGGAAAAGCGAGGCTCCATGGGGATTGGATCTAGCGGAGGAGACAGAATCAGAAATGGAGATGTTCTTGAAGAAGGAGATCCCTGATCTGAAACGATTAGCCAAagccatttttttgttgttgttgcagataGATTTTGATTGGAACCCTAGAAAATGAGAATACTCGATCAGCTGCTttgacgagagagagagagagagagcaaagagATGCAAACTTGGTCAGGTGAAGAAAATAACTACTAAGTGAAATTGGGCCTTACTGGGCTAACACTAATTTTTATTGGGCTTATTATAACCAGCTTAGGTTGTGATTCGTTTTGCtcagtctttttttcttttttctttttaagttgttaacatgtttttttatataactacGGTTAAACATGTTACAAATGAGATAATTATACAACTAatgttcatatttttctttttataaatcagATCTTGTAGATTAGTAAAGTTTGTATTATTGCTGATCTACAGATATAGATGTGTATTCAAATTTTCCCTATGTGTAGTAGTACAACAATGTTTTTCGAtctttgtctattttttttttttaaaagaaaagataacattgtacaaaatatatatgtatatatggaNNNNNNNNNNNNNNNNNNNNNNNNNNNNNNNNNNNNNNNNNNNNNNNNNNNNNNNNNNNNNNNNNNNNNNNNNNNNNNNNNNNNNNNNNNNNNNNNNNNNNNNNNNNNNNNNNNNNNNNNNNNNNNNNNNNNNNNNNNNNNNNNNNNNNNNNNNNNNNNNNNNNNNNNNNNNNNNNNNNNNNNNNNNNNNNNNNNNNNNNNNNNNNNNNNNNNNNNNNNNNNNNNNNNNNNNNNNNNNNNNNNNNNNNNNNNNNNNNNNNNNNNNNNNNNNNNNNNNNNNNNNNNNNNNNNNNNNNNNNNNNNNNNNNNNNNNNNNNNNNNNNNNNNNNNNNNNNNNNNNNNNNNNNNNNNNNNNNNNNNNNNNNNNNNNNNNNNNNNNNNNNNNNNNNNNNNNNNNNNNNNNNNNNNNNNNNNNNNNNNNNNNNNNNNNNNNNNNNNNNNNNNNNNNNNNNNNNNNNNNNNNNNNNNNNNNNNNNNNNNNNNNNNNNNNNNNNNNNNNNNNNNNNNNNNNNNNNNNNNNNNNNNNNNNNNNNNNNNNNNNNNNNNNNNNNNNNNNNNNNNNNNNNNNNNNNNNNNNNNNNNNNNNNNNNNNNNNNNNNNNNNNNNNNNNNNNNNNNNNNNNNNNNNNNNNNNNNNNNNNNNNNNNNNNNNNNNNNNNNNNNNNNNNNNNNNNNNNNNNNNNNNNNNNNNNNNNNNNNNNNNNNNNNNNNNNNNNNNNNNNNNNNNNNNNNNNNNNNNNNNNNNNNNNNNNNNNNNNNNNNNNNNNNNNNNNNNNNNNNNNNNNNNNNNNNNNNNNNNNNNNNNNNNNNNNNNNNNNNNNNNNNNNNNNNNNNNNNNNNNNNNNNNNNNNNNNNNNNNNNNNNNNNNNNNNNNNNNNNNNNNNNNNNNNNNNNNNNNNNNNNNNNNNNNNNNNNNNNNNNNNNNNNNNNNNNNNNNNNNNNNNNNNNNNNNNNNNNNNNNNNNNNNNNNNNNNNNNNNNNNNNNNNNNNNNNNNNNNNNNNNNNNNNNNNNNNNNNNNNNNNNNNNNNNNNNNNNNNNNNNNNNNNNNNNNNNNNNNNNNNNNNNNNNNNNNNNNNNNNNNNNNNNNNNNNNNNNNNNNNNNNNNNNNNNNNNNNNNNNNNNNNNNNNNNNNNNNNNNNNNNNNNNNNNNNNNNNNNNNNNNNNNNNNNNNNNNNNNNNNNNNNNNNNNNNNNNNNNNNNNNNNNNNNNNNNNNNNNNNNNNNNNNNNNNNNNNNNNNNNNNNNNNNNNNNNNNNNNNNNNNNNNNNNNNNNNNNNNNNNNNNNNNNNNNNNNNNNNNNNNNNNNNNNNNNNNNNNNNNNNNNNNNNNNNNNNNNNNNNNNNNNNNNNNNNNNNNNNNNNNNNNNNNNNNNNNNNNNNNNNNNNNNNNNNNNNNNNNNNNNNNNNNNNNNNNNNNNNNNNNNNNNNNNNNNNNNNNNNNNNNNNNNNNNNNNNNNNNNNNNNNNNNNNNNNNNNNNNNNNNNNNNNNNNNNNNNNNNNNNNNNNNNNNNNNNNNNNNNNNNNNNNNNNNNNNNNNNNNNNNNNNNNNNNNNNNNNNNNNNNNNNNNNNNNNNNNNNNNNNNNNNNNNNNNNNNNNNNNNNNNNNNNNNNNNNNNNNNNNNNNNNNNNNNNNNNNNNNNNNNNNNNNNNNNNNNNNNNNNNNNNNNNNNNNNNNNNNNNNNNNNNNNNNNNNNNNNNNNNNNNNNNNNNNNNNNNNNNNNNNNNNNNNNNNNNNNNNNNNNNNNNNNNNNNNNNNNNNNNNNNNNNNNNNNNNNNNNNNNNNNNNNNNNNNNNNNNNNNNNNNNNNNNNNNNNNNNNNNNNNNNNNNNNNNNNNNNNNNNNNNNNNNNNNNNNNNNNNNNNNNNNNNNNNNNNNNNNNNNNNNNNNNNNNNNNNNNNNNNNNNNNNNNNNNNNNNNNNNNNNNNNNNNNNNNNNNNNNNNNNNNNNNNNNNNNNNNNNNNNNNNNNNNNNNNNNNNNNNNNNNNNNNNNNNNNNNNNNNNNNNNNNNNNNNNNNNNNNNNNNNNNNNNNNNNNNNNNNNNNNNNNNNNNNNNNNNNNNNNNNNNNNNNNNNNNNNNNNNNNNNNNNNNNNNNNNNNNNNNNNNNNNNNNNNNNNNNNNNNNNNNNNNNNNNNNNNNNNNNNNNNNNNNNNNNNNNNNNNNNNNNNNNNNNNNNNNNNNNNNNNNNNNNNNNNNNNNNNNNNNNNNNNNNNNNNNNNNNNNNNNNNNNNNNNNNNNNNNNNNNNNNNNNNNNNNNNNNNNNNNNNNNNNNNNNNNNNNNNNNNNNNNNNNNNNNNNNNNNNNNNNNNNNNNNNNNNNNNNNNNNNNNNNNNNNNNNNNNNNNNNNNNNNNNNNNNNNNNNNNNNNNNNNNNNNNNNNNNNNNNNNNNNNNNNNNNNNNNNNNNNNNNNNNNNNNNNNNNNNNNNNNNNNNNNNNNNNNNNNNNNNNNNNNNNNNNNNNNNNNNNNNNNNNNNNNNNNNNNNNNNNNNNNNNNNNNNNNNNNNNNNNNNNNNNNNNNNNNNNNNNNNNNNNNNNNNNNNNNNNNNNNNNNNNNNNNNNNNNNNNNNNNNNNNNNNNNNNNNNNNNNNNNNNNNNNNNNNNNNNNNNNNNNNNNNNNNNNNNNNNNNNNNNNNNNNNNNNNNNNNNNNNNNNNNNNNNNNNNNNNNNNNNNNNNNNNNNNNNNNNNNNNNNNNNNNNNNNNNNNNNNNNNNNNNNNNNNNNNNNNNNNNNNNNNNNNNNNNNNNNNNNNNNNNNNNNNNNNNNNNNNNNNNNNNNNNNNNNNNNNNNNNNNNNNNNNNNNNNNNNNNNNNNNNNNNNNNNNNNNNNNNNNNNNNNNNNNNNNNNNNNNNNNNNNNNNNNNNNNNNNNNNNNNNNNNNNNNNNNNNNNNNNNNNNNNNNNNNNNNNNNNNNNNNNNNNNNNNNNNNNNNNNNNNNNNNNNNNNNNNNNNNNNNNNNNNNNNNNNNNNNNNNNNNNNNNNNNNNNNNNNNNNNNNNNNNNNNNNNNNNNNNNNNNNNNNNNNNNNNNNNNNNNNNNNNNNNNNNNNNNNNNNNNNNNNNNNNNNNNNNNNNNNNNNNNNNNNNNNNNNNNNNNNNNNNNNNNNNNNNNNNNNNNNNNNNNNNNNNNNNNNNNNNNNNNNNNNNNNNNNNNNNNNNNNNNNNNNNNNNNNNNNNNNNNNNNNNNNNNNNNNNNNNNNNNNNNNNNNNNNNNNNNNNNNNNNNNNNNNNNNNNNNNNNNNNNNNNNNNNNNNNNNNNNNNNNNNNNNNNNNNNNNNNNNNNNNNNNNNNNNNNNNNNNNNNNNNNNNNNNNNNNNNNNNNNNNNNNNNNNNNNNNNNNNNNNNNNNNNNNNNNNNNNNNNNNNNNNNNNNNNNNNNNNNNNNNNNNNNNNNNNNNNNNNNNNNNNNNNNNNNNNNNNNNNNNNNNNNNNNNNNNNNNNNNNNNNNNNNNNNNNNNNNNNNNNNNNNNNNNNNNNNNNNNNNNNNNNNNNNNNNNNNNNNNNNNNNNNNNNNNNNNNNNNNNNNNNNNNNNNNNNNNNNNNNNNNNNNNNNNNNNNNNNNNNNNNNNNNNNNNNNNNNNNNNNNNNNNNNNNNNNNNNNNNNNNNNNNNNNNNNNNNNNNNNNNNNNNNNNNNNNNNNNNNNNNNNNNNNNNNNNNNNNNNNNNNNNNNNNNNNNNNNNNNNNNNNNNNNNNNNNNNNNNNNNNNNNNNNNNNNNNNNNNNNNNNNNNNNNNNNNNNNNNNNNNNNNNNNNNNNNNNNNNNNNNNNNNNNNNNNNNNNNNNNNNNNNNNNNNNNNNNNNNNNNNNNNNNNNNNNNNNNNNNNNNNNNNNNNNNNNNNNNNNNNNNNNNNNNNNNNNNNNNNNNNNNNNNNNNNNNNNNNNNNNNNNNNNNNNNNNNNNNNNNNNNNNNNNNNNNNNNNNNNNNNNNNNNNNNNNNNNNNNNNNNNNNNNNNNNNNNNNNNNNNNNNNNNNNNNNNNNNNNNNNNNNNNNNNNNNNNNNNNNNNNNNNNNNNNNNNNNNNNNNNNNNNNNNNNNNNNNNNNNNNNNNNNNNNNNNNNNNNNNNNNNNNNNNNNNNNNNNNNNNNNNNNNNNNNNNNNNNNNNNNNNNNNNNNNNNNNNNNNNNNNNNNNNNNNNNNNNNNNNNNNNNNNNNNNNNNNNNNNNNNNNNNNNNNNNNNNNNNNNNNNNNNNNNNNNNNNNNNNNNNNNNNNNNNNNNNNNNNNNNNNNNNNNNNNNNNNNNNNNNNNNNNNNNNNNNNNNNNNNNNNNNNNNNNNNNNNNNNNNNNNNNNNNNNNNNNNNNNNNNNNNNNNNNNNNNNNNNNNNNNNNNNNNNNNNNNNNNNNNNNNNNNNNNNNNNNNNNNNNNNNNNNNNNNNNNNNNNNNNNNNNNNNNNNNNNNNNNNNNNNNNNNNNNNNNNNNNNNNNNNNNNNNNNNNNNNNNNNNNNNNNNNNNNNNNNNNNNNNNNNNNNNNNNNNNNNNNNNNNNNNNNNNNNNNNNNNNNNNNNNNNNNNNNNNNNNNNNNNNNNNNNNNNNNNNNNNNNNNNNNNNNNNNNNNNNNNNNNNNNNNNNNNNNNNNNNNNNNNNNNNNNNNNNNNNNNNNNNNNNNNNNNNNNNNNNNNNNNNNNNNNNNNNNNNNNNNNNNNNNNNNNNNNNNNNNNNNNNNNNNNNNNNNNNNNNNNNNNNNNNNNNNNNNNNNNNNNNNNNNNNNNNNNNNNNNNNNNNNNNNNNNNNNNNNNNNNNNNNNNNNNNNNNNNNNNNNNNNNNNNNNNNNNNNNNNNNNNNNNNNNNNNNNNNNNNNNNNNNNNNNNNNNNNNNNNNNNNNNNNNNNNNNNNNNNNNNNNNNNNNNNNNNNNNNNNNNNNNNNNNNNNNNNNNNNNNNNNNNNNNNNNNNNNNNNNNNNNNNNNNNNNNNNNNNNNNNNNNNNNNNNNNNNNNNNNNNNNNNNNNNNNNNNNNNNNNNNNNNNNNNNNNNNNNNNNNNNNNNNNNNNNNNNNNNNNNNNNNNNNNNNNNNNNNNNNNNNNNNNNNNNNNNNNNNNNNNNNNNNNNNNNNNNNNNNNNNNNNNNNNNNNNNNNNNNNNNNNNNNNNNNNNNNNNNNNNNNNNNNNNNNNNNNNNNNNNNNNNNNNNNNNNNNNNNNNNNNNNNNNNNNNNNNNNNNNNNNNNNNNNNNNNNNNNNNNNNNNNNNNNNNNNNNNNNNNNNNNNNNNNNNNNNNNNNNNNNNNNNNNNNNNNNNNNNNNNNNNNNNNNNNNNNNNNNNNNNNNNNNNNNNNNNNNNNNNNNNNNNNNNNNGCCTCAATCATCTCAGAAAGATCCGACTCAATCTTTTCCAAGGAGTTCATTTTCACAGCTGCAATGTATAGCCACGAAGCAAAGTTGCCATTTTCACCAACTAAAGCTATAGGCACCTGAAACAACAACATACACAATGTATCAACTCAACAAGTATAAATCCAAATTCACTTCCAACAACTACAAAAAAACCCAGCTACCCAATGCCTAGACGGTTCTCGCATCAATGCAAAACTCAAGCTTTTACAAATAGTAAAAAGTTGACAAGGGTGTGTAGTGTGTGTACCTTAACATTAGCGGTTGATTGAGCCGAAGCAGTTGCATAGCTTCTCAACtgctatagaaaaaaaaatacgaaataTTAAAGATGAATTGATAATATATCTCTGGAAAATCTCAAGAACGATAACAGATACAGACTTCAACAACATTGTAAAACTGAGCAATGAAAACACGATAATTCAATACTCTATTGTTATAAAGCCAATCAGGGGATTAGATCGACTGATAAAATCGATtctttacaacaacaaaaaaaaaaaatgggagttAAAGATTcgtttttttaagaaaaaattaccgCAGGGAAAAGCGAGGCTCCATGGGGATTGGATCTAGCGGAGGAGACAGAATCAGAAATGGAGATGTTCTTGAAGAAGGAGATCCCTGATCTGAAACGATTAGCCAAagccatttttttgttgttgttgcagataGATTTTGATTGGAACCCTAGAAAATGAGAATACTCGATCAGCTGCTt is from Camelina sativa cultivar DH55 chromosome 20, Cs, whole genome shotgun sequence and encodes:
- the LOC104769563 gene encoding ATP synthase subunit O, mitochondrial isoform X3; the encoded protein is MALANRFRSGISFFKNISISDSVSSARSNPHGASLFPALRSYATASAQSTANVKVPIALVGENGNFASWLYIAAVKMNSLEKIESDLSEMIEAMKTAPTFAQFTKDPSVPRATRLAAIRDACDQAKFAEPTKNFLSLLAENGKLKNLDAIVKKFMQLTNAHRGDIKVLVTTVMPLPPAEEKELRETLQEIIGEGKKVTVEQKIDPSIYGGLIVEFQQKVLDMSIRTRAQQMERLLREPVDFTNL
- the LOC104769563 gene encoding ATP synthase subunit O, mitochondrial isoform X1, producing the protein MALANRFRSGISFFKNISISDSVSSARSNPHGASLFPAQLRSYATASAQSTANVKVPIALVGENGNFASWLYIAAVKMNSLEKIESDLSEMIEAMKTAPTFAQFTKDPSVPRATRLAAIRDACDQAKFAEPTKNFLSLLAENGKLKNLDAIVKKFMQLTNAHRGDIKVLVTTVMPLPPAEEKELRETLQEIIGEGKKVTVEQKIDPSIYGGLIVEFQQKVLDMSIRTRAQQMERLLREPVDFTNL
- the LOC104769563 gene encoding ATP synthase subunit O, mitochondrial isoform X4, giving the protein MALANRFRSGISFFKNISISDSVSSARSNPHGASLFPALRSYATASAQSTANVKVPIALVGENGNFASWLYIAAVKMNSLEKIESDLSEMIEAMKTAPTFAQFTKDPSVPRATRLAAIRDACDQAKFAEPTKNFLSLLAENGKLKNLDAIVKKFMQLTNAHRGDIKVLVTTVMPLPPAEEKELRETLQEIIGEGKKVTVEQKIDPSIYGGLIVEFQQKVLDMSIRTRAQQMERLLREPVDFTNL
- the LOC104769562 gene encoding cytochrome b-c1 complex subunit Rieske-4, mitochondrial-like translates to MLRVAGRRLLSVSQRSSTATSFVLSRDHTLSDGGNSSSAPRSVPSADLSSFSSYHRSLIRGFSSQVLAQGNEIGFASEVPATVEAVKTPNSKIVYDDHNHERYPPGDPSKRAFAYFVLSGGRFVYASVIRLLVLKLVVSMSASKDVLALASLEVDLGSIEPGTTVTVKWRGKPVFIRRRTEDDIKLANSVDVGSLRDPQEDSVRVKNPEWLIVVGVCTHLGCIPLPNAGDYGGWFCPCHGSHYDISGRIRKGPAPYNLEVPTYSFLEENKLLIG
- the LOC104769563 gene encoding ATP synthase subunit O, mitochondrial isoform X2 — encoded protein: MALANRFRSGISFFKNISISDSVSSARSNPHGASLFPAQLRSYATASAQSTANVKVPIALVGENGNFASWLYIAAVKMNSLEKIESDLSEMIEAMKTAPTFAQFTKDPSVPRATRLAAIRDACDQAKFAEPTKNFLSLLAENGKLKNLDAIVKKFMQLTNAHRGDIKVLVTTVMPLPPAEEKELRETLQEIIGEGKKVTVEQKIDPSIYGGLIVEFQQKVLDMSIRTRAQQMERLLREPVDFTNL